The sequence below is a genomic window from Oreochromis aureus strain Israel breed Guangdong linkage group 12, ZZ_aureus, whole genome shotgun sequence.
GAGTCTTTTTGTGCGCATCAGCCTAACCCACCAGAACACGCAGCATCAACCTCAGGCCAGTCAGACGATTTTCAGCCTGAGGCTTCATTTAGTTTCACAGTAGGTCAGAGGccatcacagacacacaaaagagCTCAAATGAGGCGAAGATCATTACGACAGATGACAACACAATGGACAGTGAcgttaaaaaaaagtgcaaattcAGACTGTGGAGCTTCTACAAAGGCCTTCTGCTGACGGGCTCATCTGTAATCTGCTAGGCTCTAAAATTACAAACATTTCTGTCACCTGTGATAATCAGCTGGTCGTGGAGCAGTTAAGGGAGCTAGAGGGGGACTGTTACTGCTGATGTCTACTCTTACAGGTCAGTGTGTTTGACTTCTGCGCTGGGCTCTGAGGAGGCACTCTCTGTGGCTATAGATGAACTAGAAGGCTGGTGGGCAGGCTCATTTTTGAACGGGCTGTCTTTGGCAGGAGAGAAGCGAAACTCCTCCGGCACCTCGTCCTCGGCCTGAGCCTTCTTGTAGAAACCCAGTTTCCCCAGCAGCTCATTTATCTCAGAGCGGGTCATGTCAGACAGGGCAACACGCTGCGGAGGAAACGCACTTGTTATAAAAGGACCATTAAACTGTGAGCTAAACAAAAGACACTGATCTGCGATATATTAATAGTGCAGTAAAGCTGAGCTGAACATTGATGGGTTTAAAGAAACCTGAAAAAACATTAAACCTGCACAAATGAATTATGTGTCGTGTGAAAAGATCACTCGTGATGATGAAACTACAAAGCTctgaaacattttacatttcttttggATCTTTGTTACAGTTTTCTGGCCAATGTGCTGTTCTTTTTAATGTCATAACAGACATTTGTATTTATACAGCCCATTTAAAAGCATGGGAACTGGCCCAAAGAGCTTTCCAGTGGAGGCTGATTAACAATGTAAATATACAAGACGTCACAGGAAGGAACAACAGGAGCAAGAAAAATGCGATAAAGGCTGTTAACCACAACCAGGGCAACAAATACAggagttaaagaaaaaaaataaggctATATAAAAGATATGGttgaagttaaaaacaaaacacctgagAACGGGGAAagtaaaaaggagaaaaatctGATTAAATCATAAGAGtactttaaaatttaaaagaagCCTCAGACTAAACTATAAATGATCAACGAGTGGGTAAAATCTAAATCAGAGTAACGAGCTGTAAACAAAGTGATCTGCGAGTCATTTCATGGAAATGTTGCCGGTAAATATTACACTTCAAAAACACTTTAGGGTGACAATTTATTTCCATGTTCAAATGGAAACACcggtgagtaaaaaaaaaaataaaaaaattacggCACAACCAGGCTTTGaggaaatttgaaaaaaataaaataattaagcTGTCATTTTTGTAACTAAATATTAAGTTAAGTAATAATTTAGTTcaagtttaaatgttaaaagtaAATTCTTGTCATATCAAAGTGGGATATATTTATAGAATGACCTGTCCTCTGCAGATTTCTTGTTTCCCTCTGAAGCTAATTTAATCCAAAAGACGGGAAAAGCTCAGAGCCTGCTCAGCGGTCACAGGACACCTGTTTGTCATCATTTCAGCTGTAGTCTCTTTGAGTAATGATGTCAAGTGTTGGTGGTTTGTGGTGAGATGCTTTAGTTCACTTATTAAACTGATTCTGACATTCAGCACAAAGTGTCATATTTGCTGCAAGTAAACAATAAATACAAgttacaaaagtaaaaaaacaaacaaaaaaaagaaatgcacaacACACACTTACGTCCAGCTCTTCATAATAATGGTTCAGGAGGACAAGCTCAGGGTCTGCACCAGGAATGTGCTTCATCACCAGGTTATGGCTGAGGTCGTGCTCAGGGATTAAACAGCATGCAGTTTTTGAGCAGATATTTCTAAAGAGTAACAGTGCATACACTTCAGTGAAAGGATACTAAAGAGGAATATCCTGGACCACAAAGGCTTTGACCTGCAGACAAAGGTTTGGATTAGTGTTTTTCCACTCAGTTTGGGTTTCAGTGGCAAATCTGTCAGGGATTATGTGAAACTCTAAACTAAAATGTTCCTCAGAGAGAAAACACTTCTAGGCAGGAGTAAGGCTTTAGTCTGCCTCTGACCCCTGGCTCTCAGTGTGTTGTCGCTTTTGTTCACATAACAGGGCAACTTGCCTCTCTGAGCCTGTTCAGCTGTCATCCACCACACGTCTGAGGAAAGacaacaacacaagaaacaagaaaaagttACATGCAGAGCTCATGTTTCAGAAATGGGGCTTTACAAGAATTGGAAACATGAATACTGAACACACGTCATCTGCAACTGTAATGCATCTTTATACATTTTTGAGGGTTATGATCCCTAATCAGAAAAAAGTCATTTATGTGCTGGTATCACTGCAAGTTTTTACTTTGAAGAACGCTCAGTACAGCCCCAGGGAAGGCTACCCGACCTATTTTTGCAGATATCTGAGCCTCAGGTATGAGGCGTGACTAACACTACAATAACAACAGATTATGATTTGCTTCAGTGATGCTGGCAAGTAGGTGACTGGGTGACaccctggggggggggggactgcACAGATCTCTAAAGAGAAAGGCGTAGAGTTTCAGTCTTTGTGCCGGACCGCCTGTTACACATCCTGTGCCCCCCTTTTAAGCTTCCACCAAGTCACTTTGTGATGACGATTTTAGGGTTACTAAAATAGTAACAATAAGAATTAGAGGCCGCGTTCTTCATTAGCTCGCATGCCATACACGCACGGAGGCATCCATTCAGCTTAGTACACATCTGTCCTGCTCACGCATGCGCCCAAtccaaaatgtttaaaagcaggGCACCCATTCACACGTTTAAACTAATCTGATAATTGGCTCAGACACTGATTATTCCCGCGTTCTTCTTTATGGGGAGGATTATGAAAAATAAAGCCTCATGTTACCTCCACCCTCGCTCTTGCCAGCCCCTCCAGCTTCTTCAGATCCACATCATACGCCGAGGCGCAGTGAAATAAACTGGCCAACACGATCAGCCACATTTCTCCTGCTTCAGATCGACGAGCCGCACTCGCTCTTCACCGGGACCAGTACCTGCAGATGCGTGAAGGTAACCGAGCTGTggaagaggagggaggagagatGATGAGCAGCTATGTCACGTCCGGACCTTTTGCCACGTCAAATATTTTTTGTGgcggagagaggaggaggcgtgGAGAGCGCGCTCATTGGTTATCCCAGGCTTCCTTAAAAGAAATGAATCCTATGGATTTCATGTGCGCTCTATAGTCTGTCACAGGCGGTGTAATTAGAGAGATGGACAACGGAAAGAGCTCTATTATTGTCTGCGTGCTCTTCGTTTATTTGATGCCCTTTTCTGCAAAGTGACACATGCGCCGTGTTACATTAATAACAGCATGATTTTAAATTCCTAAATGCACTGGATTATATGGTAGACTGCATAGTTCACCCTCAGGATCAAAGTTATTTAGCCTGTGTAATCTTGGATTTAGGAGGATTAAAGAAGATCGATTGTGGTAAAGAAGGTTTGTTGTTGAAAAACTCAGAGTCCCGTGAAGGAAATGTGATATTTACCAAGTCAAGGACTATTTAATGAGTCACAACCCTCTGCGGGAGCAGACTTTTCAGGTGTCTGTGATTCCCGCACTACAAAAGAAGTTATCACAGTGACCGGTGAGCTTGGAGTAAACGCAAATATTTTACAGCTGAGCTCAAGAAACATTAGATCCGAATATGAAATAAATCTATCAACTtacttttgtattttatctTCTGTCGCTGTTCTCCTGTTTAAATATAAACGATGAATCTTCCTATATAAACATTTCtgggaagaagaaaaactggAGCCGTTTGCTGTGTTTGCACTGGTCTGTTTCCGGGGTTAAAGCAGGTGACGGTATGTAAACCATTAGTTGAAACAACAGGAAGAAGGAGAACCTCCCCTTGTGTCAAGAAGGGTGTCGGGTTTACAATCTCACCTGGAAAAAGCCGTGGAAATAAGTTGCGCCCACATCAACGAGGTAAACTACCACTTCACAGCTTACCTCCCTGAGCTCACTGTGCTGTTGATCAGCTTCTTGGTTATCAGGCTGTCCTTTTCAGGACTGCTGCGCTGAGACTTCTTACCCGTCAAGTGAAACTCATTTGAGTGAAACTCGTTTATAAACAGTTCACAGGTGCCACCGGTGACAGAGATCAGAAGTCTCAGTCACAACACAGGACAACTGTTACATTAACTTTCATTTCAATAACAGTTACAAAaagtcatgttttattttatttttattaaacttCCCATTACTGAAGATGTATAAACCCAATTCTGAAAAAGTTGGGAAGCTGTGTACAATTAAAGTGAAACGAAGAATGGAGTCATTTGGAGCTCTGCCAAATAACTCTGCCGTGGGCAAAAAGATGACGGGCAATAAAATTCTAAAAGATAACTTATTAATACAATGCTCCAAAAGCAAAAGATAAAACAGTCCAATGTCCCACGTTAGTACGAAGTAAAAAACAGTCCCGGGCCAGAACCAGCCATGTCACAAAGCCAGCTGCACTCCACACGTCGTTCTCTTCAACAGGGGTAGCAGTTGTCCTCTGAGACCCACCACCCTGTAAGTAGAGAGCCAGCAATCACTCTGGCCTCTGCAACTCAACTGCCTTTAGACTGCTGCATATAATAGgccctggcctgcacagagagacaaagtaACACTGCTTCATTATATAATTGACAGCGCAACAAACCATCCATCCCAAACATATCAGGTCATCCTAGGTTTCATCACATCacatacctgcacagagagacaaagtaACACAGCAGTGTTTGTGGGCTATAAGTAGACCAGCTTATCAGTGCAATCAATTACACCTGCCTCCAATTATTGCGACCCCATTACGGCCATTGGCTCACCGCAAATGTGACACACACAACCACTCCCAAACCAGTGCAACTTCACACAGTAATAGGGAGATGAATTAATACAGGCACATTAGTCTACCATGGTACACAATCCTCGTTGGACTATGTTTTCAAAGCAAGTGGTTACCTAGTGGTGATTTCAGGGATTCACTGTGTGGACCTTTTTTCATATGTAATGGCTTTGTGGACAGATGTAAGAGGATATCCCATGGCGGGACACTCGAAAAGATGCCTTATTTCCAAATCCAACAGGTATTGAAGATAAATGGTTCAGGGATATAACGGGGGAGAGAGGGTACAGTAAAGGCAGGTTATCACACAAACTCTTACCTACATACTGCATTAAAACCTGTGTTCTCAGTGTGATTAACAATCTGAGATAGCAAACTGTTGATTAGGAGGTTTCAGAGAAAGGGATTTTTATTTCTACAGCCAGCAATGCTGCTCCAGAGTTTTAAGTTTGTTTCACTTTTTGgatgaaacacattttaaatcatCAAGTAAAAAAGACCCATATGGAGTGCTAACCCTGAAAGAAAATGTGACAAGTTTAGAATAGACTTGAAGCCATTAACATTATTAATGATGTTATTAAAGCAAGTAAAATTAACGAACTAACTTAAACTCACAGTAGCTGCTGCCCCATTTGGAAGGGAAAGGGGCACCATGTTGTGTGGATGCAAATGTAGACTTAGAGGACAAactgaataaactgaaaatgaacCTTTAATTGTTGAAATCAAAGACCGGACCAGTAAGTCCAGTCAAAAGTCTGGAGGAGCTACAATCATACTCAAAGCCAGGAATACACAGTGAGGCGTAACTGTAGACAAACTGAGGCTTTGAATAGACACATGAGGTAATCGGGGATTACTGCTGCACAGTGCTTTGTATACCCTTTGTACTGTACATAC
It includes:
- the selenom gene encoding selenoprotein M yields the protein MWLIVLASLFHCASAYDVDLKKLEGLARARVETCGGUQLNRLREVKAFVVQDIPLYHNLVMKHIPGADPELVLLNHYYEELDRVALSDMTRSEINELLGKLGFYKKAQAEDEVPEEFRFSPAKDSPFKNEPAHQPSSSSIATESASSEPSAEVKHTDL